ACCGACCAGGCCCGCCACTATGACCAGGGAGACGCTGCCGCCAGGCGCAGTATTCGGAAATACAGACTGAGGCGAGAAATGCCAGACTCCAAATCCGATGGCTGGATAGATATAACCATGGAACCAGTGATTCGGGAATATTCTAACATAGGTTCCCCGCCAAAGAACTTCCTCTAAAATAGGAAACCGCCGAAATAGCCGGCTTTTGGGCCGAGGAGCGCAACCAGCCACTGATAGCAAAAGTATGTGATTATAGAAAGCAGGAGCGGCATCAAGATCAAAGCCTTCTGTCTCAAGGAAAACATTAATCGTCTCCCCTAAATCATTTCCATCTCTGATTCCGACTCTGGTTCCGAATGACGCTGAAGAACGTCCCAATATCTGCGGGGTTTAGGGCAGCAGCTACCTTATGAAATTGGAAGGGATCGCAAGTATCAGTATATCATGGAAGAGATGGACATACAATGGACAATCGGTTTTCTGCCCCACTATAAATCGCCAAGCCGAGAGTAGGAAGATAACCCAGCCGTATCACCGCGCGGCTGCCAGGCGAGCCGCACACGGTTAGCTCCTATTTTTAGATTCGAGCTTGGTCATCTATAGTCCCCCTAGGAGATTGCTCGAAAACTCTGACGACCTCTATATATTGTGGCTACGCTTAAGAGTTGCCCCAACAT
This portion of the Bacillota bacterium genome encodes:
- a CDS encoding CPBP family intramembrane metalloprotease; its protein translation is MGRSSASFGTRVGIRDGNDLGETINVFLETEGFDLDAAPAFYNHILLLSVAGCAPRPKSRLFRRFPILEEVLWRGTYVRIFPNHWFHGYIYPAIGFGVWHFSPQSVFPNTAPGGSVSLVIVAGLVGLMWGWAARRSGSILWNVNRVGSC